A section of the Lepus europaeus isolate LE1 chromosome 19, mLepTim1.pri, whole genome shotgun sequence genome encodes:
- the LGI4 gene encoding leucine-rich repeat LGI family member 4, with translation MGGAALLLLLLAGAGAGGPWRAPKGKCPPSCSCSKDSALCEGSPELPRTFAPTLLSLSLVRTRLPQLKAGSFLKVPSLHLLLFTSNSFSVIEDDAFAGLSHLQYLFIEDNEIGSISKNALRGLRSLTHLSLANNHLAALPRFLFRGLETLTHVDLRGNPFQCDCRVLWLLQWLPTVNASVGTGACAGPTALAHMQLRHLDPKTFKCRAIELSWFQTVRESALGVEPFSYQGEPRVILAQPFAGRCLILAWDYSLQRFRAEEELAAPSVVSCKPLVLGARLFVLAARLWGGSQLWERPSPDLRLALTQALAPRRLLRPNDAELLWLDGQPCFVVADTSKAGSTTLLCRDGPGFYPRQSLHAWHRDTDAEVLELDGRPHLLLASASQRPVLFQWSGGRFERRTDIPEAEDVYATRHFQAGGDVFLCLTRYIGDSMVMRWDGSMFRLLQQLPSRGAHVFQPLFIAGDQLAILGSDFAFSQVFRLEPDKGLLEPLQELGPPALVAPRAFAQIILSGRRFLFAACFKGPTQIYQHHEIDLSA, from the exons atgggaggggcggcccttctgctgctgctgctggctggggcaggggcgggggggccCTGGAGAGCCCCGAAGGGCAAGTGTCCTCCAAGCTGCTCCTGCTCCAAGGACAGTGCCCTGTGCGAGGGCTCCCCGGAGCTGCCCAGGACCTTCGCTCCCACGCTGCTGTCACT GTCGCTCGTCAGGACCAGACTCCCCCAGCTGAAGGCCGGCAGCTTTCTGAAGGTGCCGTCTCTACACCTGCT CCTCTTCACCTCCAACTCCTTCTCCGTGATTGAGGACGACGCATTTGCGGGCCTGTCCCACCTGCAGTATCT CTTCATCGAGGACAATGAGATCGGCTCCATCTCTAAGAACGCCCTCCGAGGACTCCGCTCCCTCACACACCT aAGCCTGGCCAATAACCACCTAGCGGCCCTCCCCAGATTCCTGTTCCGAGGCCTGGAGACTCTGACTCACGT GGACCTCCGCGGGAACCCGTTCCAGTGTGACTGCCGCgtcctctggctgctgcagtgGCTGCCCACCGTGAACGCCAGCGTGGGGACCGGGGCCTGCGCGGGTCCCACTGCCCTGGCCCACATGCAGCTCCGCCACCTCGATCCCAAGACGTTCAAGTGCAGAGCCATAG AGCTGTCCTGGTTCCAGACGGTGCGGGAGTCGGCGCTGGGTGTGGAGCCCTTCTCCTACCAGGGGGAGCCCCGCGTCATCCTGGCGCAGCCCTTCGCCGGCCGCTGCCTGATCCTCGCCTGGGACTACAGCCTGCAGCGCTTCcgggctgaggaggagctggcag CACCCTCCGTGGTATCCTGCAAGCCCCTGGTGCTGGGCGCCCGCCTCTTCGTGCTGGCCGCCCGCCTGTGGGGAGGCTCACAGCTGTGGGAGCGGCCCAGCCCCGACCTGCGCCTGGCCCTGACCCAGGCACTGGCCCCGCGGAGGCTGCTGCGGCCCAACGACGCTGAGCTCCTGTGGCTGGACGGGCAGCCCTGCTTCGTGGTGGCCGACACCTCCAAGGCGGGCAGCACCACGCTGCTGTGTCGGGATGGGCCAGGCTTTTACCCACGCCAGAGCCTGCACGCGTGGCACCGGGACACGGATGCTGAGGTCCTGGAGCTGGATGGCCggccccacctgctgctggcCTCGGCCTCACAGCGGCCGGTGCTCTTCCAATGGTCCGGCGGCCGCTTCGAGAGGCGCACGGACATCCCAGAGGCGGAAGATGTCTATGCCACGCGCCACTTCCAGGCTGGGGGGGATGTGTTCCTGTGCCTGACGCGCTACATCGGGGACTCCATG GTGATGCGCTGGGACGGCTCCATGTTCCGCCTGCTGCAGCAGCTGCCCTCCCGCGGGGCGCACGTCTTCCAGCCCTTGTTCATCGCCGGGGACCAGCTGGCCATCCTGGGCAGCGACTTCGCCTTCAGCCAGGTCTTCCGCCTTGAGCCGGACAAGGGGCTCCTGGAGccgctgcaggagctggggccccCCGCCTTGGTGGcccccagggcctttgcccaGATCATCCTGTCCGGCAGACGCTTCCTCTTCGCCGCTTGTTTCAAGGGCCCCACACAGATCTACCAGCACCACGAGATAGATCTCAGTGCCTGA